The sequence below is a genomic window from Silene latifolia isolate original U9 population chromosome 7, ASM4854445v1, whole genome shotgun sequence.
CTTCCTGAGTAGTAGAACACCCAATAAGCGCAACCATTTGTTGTTCTTTACTCAATTGTGAACCTAATGGTGCCAGTTTGTCCTTAAAATCTTTTATGAGAGACGAAAAGCTGTCAACTACTTCCTTGCTTCTTCCCATCAGTATCCCAACTGTCTGGTGTACTTCGGACCACATTTTTGACATGGAAATCTGCTTGGCATCTATTATATCAATCTCTTCGGCTGGATCACCATTACAATTGAAGGATTTTGACCGGAGTGCATC
It includes:
- the LOC141590319 gene encoding protein FAR-RED IMPAIRED RESPONSE 1-like, producing MLERKGILCRHIIWIYSSNGVKTIPDEYVVNRWCKDALRSKSFNCNGDPAEEIDIIDAKQISMSKMWSEVHQTVGILMGRSKEVVDSFSSLIKDFKDKLAPLGSQLSKEQQMVALIGCSTTQEVTIFPPKKLKNKGSGKRLLSSKTKAIALAMKPKRMFSLIRITLYQIRMTMNLK